One genomic segment of Natrononativus amylolyticus includes these proteins:
- a CDS encoding tRNA-dihydrouridine synthase, with product MFEPPLLLASLSGQSDAEWALAGSEHAGGAILGGIALDAAARDAARKLVARGRDEFLPGDPLAFVDRELAALEDAPLRAGFNVRSATLEPIPEAARICRDRGALLEINAHCRQDELRAVGCGETLLRDTERLCRYVGAAAETGATVGAKVRTEVPGVDLPSLCVALEAAGASYVHVDAMDSEAVVADVVEATDLFVIANNGVRDEATVREYLAYGADAVSVGRPSDDPVALERVRRAIDRLAERPSAAEP from the coding sequence ATGTTCGAGCCACCACTGCTCCTCGCGAGCCTCAGCGGCCAGTCGGACGCCGAGTGGGCGCTCGCGGGGAGCGAGCACGCCGGCGGCGCGATCCTCGGCGGGATCGCCCTCGACGCGGCCGCCCGCGACGCGGCCCGAAAACTCGTGGCTCGCGGACGCGACGAGTTCCTCCCCGGCGATCCGCTCGCGTTCGTGGATCGGGAGCTCGCCGCGCTCGAGGACGCCCCGCTCCGCGCGGGGTTCAACGTCCGCAGCGCGACCCTCGAGCCGATCCCCGAGGCGGCGCGGATCTGTCGCGACCGGGGCGCCCTCCTCGAGATCAACGCCCACTGCCGCCAGGACGAACTCCGTGCGGTCGGCTGCGGCGAGACCCTGCTCCGGGATACGGAACGGCTCTGTCGGTACGTCGGGGCCGCCGCCGAAACGGGCGCGACCGTCGGCGCGAAGGTCCGCACGGAGGTTCCGGGGGTCGACCTCCCCTCGCTGTGTGTGGCGCTCGAGGCCGCCGGGGCGTCCTACGTCCACGTCGACGCGATGGATTCAGAGGCGGTCGTCGCCGACGTCGTCGAGGCGACCGACCTGTTCGTGATCGCCAACAACGGCGTCCGCGACGAGGCGACGGTCCGAGAGTACCTCGCGTACGGCGCCGACGCGGTCAGCGTCGGCCGACCGAGCGACGATCCGGTCGCCCTCGAGCGGGTGCGGCGAGCGATCGATCGGCTAGCCGAACGGCCGAGCGCGGCAGAACCGTAA
- the cysE gene encoding serine O-acetyltransferase, with product MIRRVREDVRAMRERDPAARGVLEVLLCYPGLHAVWAHRLIHRLWTRGHRLAARFLAHFVRGATGVEIHPAASIGRRVTIDHGMGVVIGETAVVGDDVHMYHGVTLGGMSERPVKRHPTVEDGVRIGANATLLGDVTVGEGATVGAGAVVRSSVDPGTTVVGVPARPLE from the coding sequence ATGATCCGGCGCGTTCGCGAGGACGTTCGGGCGATGCGCGAGCGCGATCCGGCGGCGAGAGGGGTGCTCGAGGTCCTGCTGTGTTATCCGGGTCTGCACGCCGTGTGGGCACACCGGCTGATCCACCGCCTCTGGACCCGCGGCCACCGACTTGCCGCGCGATTCCTGGCTCACTTCGTTCGCGGAGCTACGGGCGTCGAGATCCATCCGGCCGCCTCGATCGGGCGACGGGTGACGATCGATCACGGAATGGGCGTCGTCATCGGCGAGACGGCGGTCGTCGGCGACGACGTCCACATGTACCACGGGGTGACCCTCGGCGGAATGAGCGAGCGCCCCGTCAAGCGCCATCCCACGGTCGAGGACGGCGTCCGCATCGGCGCGAACGCGACGCTGCTCGGCGACGTTACGGTCGGCGAAGGTGCGACCGTCGGCGCGGGCGCAGTAGTGCGATCCTCAGTCGATCCGGGAACCACGGTCGTCGGCGTTCCGGCGCGGCCGCTCGAGTAA
- a CDS encoding DMT family transporter, producing the protein MSEYTWAVTQAVVVALLWSSSYVLITIGLDEIPALTFAGLRYTFAAAVLLPLFLHRGHHRTVRTLGWRDLGSLLLLGLLLYAVTQGAQFAALQYLRAATVSLVLSFTPAVVAFLAAPMLDEPPSVRQWLWIGVLLLGASVYFYPFDLRTAALLGLAVMIVGLLANSLSSVLGRRFNRDETLSPLAITTVSMGFGSGVLLTSGVALQGLPPLSPQSWAIIVWLAVVNTAFAFTLWNRTLQTLSATESSVINNTMLVQVAVLGWLFLGETLDGLGFVGLALVAVGAVGFQIFD; encoded by the coding sequence GTGTCCGAGTATACGTGGGCAGTCACACAGGCGGTGGTTGTCGCGCTGCTCTGGTCGTCGTCGTACGTCCTGATCACGATCGGGCTCGACGAGATTCCTGCGCTAACGTTCGCAGGCCTGCGCTACACCTTCGCAGCCGCTGTGTTACTCCCGCTCTTCCTGCACCGCGGTCACCATCGGACGGTTCGAACCCTTGGCTGGCGCGACCTCGGATCACTCCTACTCCTCGGCCTCCTCCTCTATGCCGTCACGCAGGGCGCACAGTTTGCTGCTCTCCAGTACCTCCGTGCCGCCACGGTCAGCCTCGTTCTGAGCTTTACGCCCGCTGTCGTCGCATTCCTTGCGGCTCCGATGCTCGACGAGCCACCATCGGTTCGACAGTGGCTATGGATCGGGGTGCTACTCCTCGGCGCCAGCGTCTACTTTTATCCGTTCGATCTTCGAACCGCCGCCCTCCTCGGGCTTGCCGTTATGATCGTCGGCCTCCTTGCGAACTCGCTCTCGTCCGTTCTGGGACGACGATTCAACCGCGACGAAACGCTTTCTCCACTCGCAATTACGACCGTCAGTATGGGCTTCGGTTCGGGGGTACTACTCACGAGCGGCGTCGCGCTCCAGGGTCTGCCACCACTCTCTCCGCAGAGTTGGGCGATCATCGTCTGGCTAGCGGTGGTGAACACGGCGTTTGCGTTCACTCTCTGGAACCGAACGCTCCAGACGCTGTCCGCTACCGAGTCGAGCGTCATCAACAACACGATGCTGGTACAAGTGGCGGTACTCGGCTGGTTGTTTCTCGGGGAAACGCTGGACGGGCTCGGTTTCGTCGGACTGGCACTGGTCGCTGTCGGTGCGGTAGGCTTCCAGATCTTCGATTGA